A portion of the Longimicrobiaceae bacterium genome contains these proteins:
- a CDS encoding nucleotidyltransferase family protein yields the protein MIEAVPDSLPLRTEARVLFLTAAGDAGQHALHPLLQQPLDWAYLREIGAIEGAHPELGRRIRAADPTAMPAEAGESWNAVERLAGFRMAHLEQRLHDALALLGEARIPVVVLKGAALALAVDRSFQARPMSDVDVLLRPEDAQRAWQALQQADWMSLDLDPYMQRIYARKHHLPPLFDARAPTLEVGLELHTELFSTFRSPFRLDAEAIWRTAVGGHDLPSHVRVPDPEHMLLHCCLHFAWSHLLRKGAWRTVHDIATLSCRGAIDWQRFEHLARATNGASACFWSLRMAELLGGVPMPAGLLASLRPASSRRLSTAFERHFVQEALATEARCPSGHLRRALWVMAMRPRGNGHGSRRPWTAGIPDEDENGTDTAGPLPSKQTARAWAGPGRLLAWAGYLTSLSRAGSDERTRAVASPAVPSASRQA from the coding sequence ATGATCGAGGCCGTCCCCGATTCCCTTCCCCTTCGCACCGAAGCGCGCGTTCTCTTCCTCACCGCCGCGGGTGACGCGGGTCAGCACGCGCTCCATCCTCTTCTCCAACAGCCCCTCGACTGGGCTTACCTGCGAGAGATCGGCGCCATCGAGGGGGCACACCCGGAGCTCGGCCGCCGCATTCGCGCGGCCGATCCGACGGCCATGCCCGCAGAGGCGGGGGAGAGCTGGAACGCGGTGGAGCGGCTGGCGGGGTTCCGTATGGCGCACCTCGAGCAGCGCCTGCACGACGCGCTCGCGCTGCTAGGTGAGGCCAGGATTCCGGTGGTGGTGCTGAAGGGCGCCGCCCTAGCGCTCGCCGTCGATCGCTCCTTCCAGGCGCGACCGATGAGCGACGTCGACGTGCTGCTGCGCCCTGAGGATGCGCAGCGCGCCTGGCAGGCACTGCAGCAGGCGGACTGGATGTCTCTGGATCTAGATCCTTACATGCAGAGAATCTACGCCCGCAAGCACCACCTACCGCCCCTCTTCGACGCGCGCGCGCCGACGCTCGAGGTGGGACTTGAGCTGCACACGGAGCTGTTCTCCACCTTCCGCAGTCCTTTCCGCCTGGACGCCGAAGCAATCTGGCGAACCGCGGTAGGGGGGCACGACCTTCCGTCGCACGTGCGGGTGCCGGACCCCGAGCACATGCTCCTGCACTGCTGCCTCCACTTCGCCTGGTCCCACCTGCTGCGCAAGGGAGCCTGGCGGACGGTCCACGACATCGCAACGCTGAGCTGTCGAGGAGCCATCGACTGGCAACGGTTCGAGCATCTTGCCAGGGCGACGAACGGGGCATCCGCCTGCTTCTGGTCGCTCCGCATGGCGGAGCTGCTGGGAGGCGTACCGATGCCGGCAGGTCTGCTCGCGTCACTGCGGCCGGCAAGCTCGCGGCGGCTCAGCACGGCGTTCGAGCGCCACTTCGTGCAGGAGGCGCTCGCCACGGAAGCGCGCTGCCCGTCGGGCCACTTGCGACGCGCGCTCTGGGTGATGGCAATGCGGCCGCGGGGCAATGGACACGGCTCCCGACGTCCCTGGACGGCGGGAATCCCTGACGAGGATGAGAACGGAACCGACACCGCTGGACCCCTTCCCTCCAAGCAAACCGCACGAGCCTGGGCCGGCCCGGGTCGGCTTCTCGCCTGGGCTGGCTATCTCACCTCGCTCTCCCGCGCGGGTTCTGATGAGCGCACTCGCGCCGTGGCCTCGCCAGCCGTCCCCTCGGCCTCGCGACAGGCCTGA
- a CDS encoding sulfotransferase, protein MELRNPLFIVGTGRCGSSALHQLLSYHPHLAWLSQLCARFPTHPEVNRLAMLLLDSGLPSEFVRKHVRPSEAYAYWDHHFPGFSEPCRDLVREDVNGQVGQTLRASLSQMLTPQRHRLLIKITGWPRIGFLKAIFPDARFVHVYRDGRAVACSLLERPWWGGWQGPAGWKWGELTAEQHARWVASGKSFTVLAGIQWEILMTAFEQARGNIPAEDWLEISYDELCAYKRDALHKIARFASLEWSEEFDRRVEQFAFVNSDHKWRTQLNESEQRRLTEALRDPLTRLGFAAAP, encoded by the coding sequence ATGGAACTTCGAAACCCTCTTTTTATTGTCGGCACGGGGAGATGTGGGTCATCCGCACTTCACCAGCTACTGTCGTACCACCCGCATCTGGCGTGGCTCTCCCAGCTGTGTGCGCGATTCCCGACCCATCCGGAGGTGAATCGTCTCGCAATGCTCCTGCTCGATTCGGGGCTGCCTTCAGAGTTCGTCCGCAAGCACGTACGCCCCTCCGAAGCCTACGCGTACTGGGATCATCACTTTCCGGGGTTCAGTGAGCCTTGCCGCGATCTCGTACGCGAGGACGTCAATGGCCAGGTAGGCCAGACTCTGCGTGCTTCTCTCAGCCAGATGCTGACCCCGCAGCGTCACCGCCTCCTGATCAAGATTACCGGTTGGCCCCGGATCGGCTTCCTGAAGGCGATCTTTCCAGATGCACGATTTGTCCATGTCTATCGGGATGGACGGGCAGTCGCGTGTTCTCTACTGGAGAGACCGTGGTGGGGAGGGTGGCAGGGGCCTGCAGGTTGGAAGTGGGGTGAGTTGACAGCCGAACAGCATGCTCGCTGGGTCGCTTCCGGGAAATCGTTCACTGTCCTCGCTGGGATCCAGTGGGAAATTCTCATGACGGCCTTCGAACAGGCCCGCGGCAATATCCCGGCGGAAGACTGGCTCGAGATCAGCTACGACGAGCTTTGCGCGTACAAGAGAGATGCGCTTCACAAAATCGCGCGCTTCGCTTCCCTGGAGTGGTCGGAAGAGTTTGATAGACGCGTGGAGCAATTTGCTTTCGTGAACTCCGACCACAAATGGCGGACACAATTGAACGAATCGGAACAGCGTCGCCTAACTGAGGCGCTGCGCGACCCGTTGACACGGCTCGGCTTTGCTGCCGCCCCGTGA
- a CDS encoding fibronectin type III domain-containing protein translates to MQITASNGVITATAVSPSKIVLKWKDFGSRNDSYRVQRMIDGRWKLIAALPADSTRYTDEGLSGGTKYTYRVRACNSKTSDCESAPRITLATPAGTDTEQARKIGSSSATSTGVLAAFPGAQGYGAEARGGRGGRVIFVTNLNDSGPGSLRECAEATGARTCIFKVAGVIRLRSSIRVCDGHLTIAGQTAPGGGITLAKDRSTTTINGLIALGDSDSACDVEDVIIRYLRFRPGGGADSYAAALAAVIDGKSTVRNVILDHNTFSWTPDNLVKFYRSADRVEEVPFTPLISNVTIQRALLAEPLTRADEGQGHATGMQINGSTRENSAGDPLRFCRQIVDIDLHHSAFVHSTHRNPVLSAGCESQRRGAKVVNTVSYNWASRNAESKHSSTGDWIGNYWKQGPNSDQDFFVHNDSGKEPTGPTSLYLSGNVGVDRSGRVVGRDREIHRNRYTGAPLPAKHYRDAPLPSGPFPIRVQPAAEAYASVITLDDAAIRRGEGVGANARLTCSGDWIPNIDSADRRVLRDVLNGTGSFIASVSQAGGYPDVERGKPCSDADRDGMPDEFEARYGLSERDATDAGADSDRDGYSNLEEYLNGTHPKG, encoded by the coding sequence ATGCAGATCACGGCATCGAATGGCGTGATTACCGCGACGGCTGTCTCGCCGTCAAAGATCGTCCTCAAGTGGAAGGATTTCGGCTCGCGCAACGACAGCTATCGCGTCCAGCGCATGATTGACGGGCGATGGAAGCTGATCGCAGCGCTCCCGGCGGATTCCACGCGCTACACCGACGAAGGGCTCAGCGGCGGAACGAAGTACACCTATCGAGTACGTGCCTGCAACAGCAAGACTTCCGATTGTGAATCGGCTCCACGGATAACGCTGGCGACGCCGGCCGGGACGGACACGGAGCAGGCCCGCAAGATAGGCTCTTCGTCCGCGACCAGCACGGGAGTGCTCGCGGCGTTTCCGGGCGCCCAAGGCTACGGCGCCGAAGCCCGCGGTGGACGGGGCGGGCGGGTAATCTTCGTGACCAACCTGAACGACTCCGGTCCCGGAAGCCTTCGAGAATGTGCTGAAGCGACCGGCGCGCGCACCTGCATCTTCAAAGTAGCTGGTGTCATCCGCCTGCGCAGCTCGATCCGGGTTTGCGATGGGCATCTCACGATCGCAGGACAGACCGCTCCGGGAGGCGGCATCACTCTCGCCAAGGACCGCTCCACCACCACCATTAACGGCTTGATCGCTCTCGGCGACAGCGACAGCGCGTGCGACGTCGAGGACGTCATCATCCGCTACCTTCGTTTTCGACCGGGTGGCGGAGCTGATAGCTATGCCGCTGCCCTTGCAGCCGTCATAGACGGCAAATCGACTGTGAGAAACGTGATCCTGGATCATAACACGTTCTCATGGACGCCGGACAACCTGGTCAAGTTTTATCGCTCCGCTGACCGGGTGGAGGAGGTCCCGTTCACCCCCCTGATCAGCAACGTCACAATTCAGCGCGCGCTGCTCGCCGAACCGCTCACCCGCGCTGATGAGGGGCAGGGCCACGCAACCGGCATGCAGATAAACGGATCGACCCGAGAGAACTCGGCAGGCGACCCTCTCCGGTTCTGCCGGCAGATTGTCGACATCGATCTACACCACAGTGCATTCGTGCATTCAACGCATCGCAATCCTGTGCTTTCGGCCGGGTGCGAATCGCAGCGGCGGGGGGCGAAGGTGGTGAACACCGTCTCCTACAACTGGGCTTCGCGCAACGCTGAGAGTAAACACTCCAGCACCGGTGACTGGATCGGCAACTACTGGAAGCAAGGGCCGAACAGTGACCAGGACTTCTTCGTACACAACGACTCAGGCAAGGAACCGACCGGCCCAACCTCGCTCTACCTCTCAGGGAACGTGGGAGTCGACCGAAGCGGGAGGGTCGTAGGCCGCGACCGAGAGATCCACAGGAATCGGTACACCGGCGCTCCGCTACCGGCCAAGCACTATCGCGACGCTCCATTGCCGAGCGGGCCGTTCCCGATCCGGGTTCAACCGGCGGCAGAAGCGTACGCATCCGTGATCACACTGGATGATGCTGCCATCAGGCGTGGTGAGGGGGTAGGCGCGAACGCCCGGCTGACCTGCTCAGGAGACTGGATTCCCAACATCGACTCGGCGGACCGGCGCGTGCTTCGTGATGTACTCAACGGGACAGGCTCGTTCATCGCCTCGGTTTCCCAGGCAGGTGGATATCCCGACGTCGAGCGCGGCAAACCGTGCTCGGATGCCGATCGCGACGGCATGCCTGACGAGTTCGAAGCGCGCTATGGCCTCAGCGAGAGGGACGCTACTGACGCAGGTGCCGATAGTGACCGCGACGGCTATAGCAACCTGGAGGAGTATCTTAACGGGACCCACCCCAAGGGCTGA
- a CDS encoding sugar transferase has product MNSGLEPHPPTQDVALLAGRFSVVSAKDFADAAGLTVPALARWNESLRRALNVLLALVGLIGAAPLMILLAVLIKLSSPGPVIFKQTRVGLDRRRPNNSNRNGRRRVDYGGRLFTIYKFRTMVPSSGDDQVWAGRNDARVTPIGRILRRYRLDELPQLFNVLKGDMNIVGPRPEQPKIVLTLREQIDGYTMRQRVLPGITGWAQVNRPYDESIHDVRAKLEYDLEYIQRISVRQDLGILLRTIPVVFLGRGAR; this is encoded by the coding sequence ATGAATTCCGGTCTGGAACCACATCCCCCCACGCAGGATGTCGCGCTTCTCGCGGGACGCTTCTCCGTGGTGTCGGCGAAGGACTTCGCCGACGCGGCCGGGCTCACCGTCCCCGCCCTCGCGCGCTGGAACGAGTCCCTGCGACGCGCGCTGAACGTCCTGCTCGCCCTGGTCGGCCTGATCGGGGCCGCCCCCCTCATGATCCTCCTGGCGGTGCTGATCAAGCTCAGCTCGCCGGGTCCCGTCATCTTCAAGCAGACCCGGGTTGGGCTGGATCGGCGACGCCCCAACAACTCCAACCGCAACGGCCGCCGTAGGGTCGACTACGGAGGGAGGCTGTTCACGATCTACAAGTTCCGCACGATGGTCCCCTCCAGCGGGGACGACCAGGTGTGGGCAGGGAGGAACGATGCGCGAGTGACGCCCATCGGGCGGATCCTGCGCCGCTACCGCCTGGATGAGCTGCCTCAGCTGTTCAATGTGCTCAAGGGCGACATGAACATCGTCGGCCCGCGACCGGAACAGCCCAAGATCGTGCTCACGCTGCGAGAGCAGATCGACGGTTACACGATGCGGCAGCGGGTGCTGCCGGGCATCACCGGGTGGGCGCAGGTCAACCGGCCCTACGACGAGTCGATCCACGACGTCCGCGCCAAGCTGGAGTACGACCTCGAGTACATCCAGCGGATCTCGGTCCGACAGGACCTGGGTATTCTGCTTCGCACGATCCCGGTAGTCTTCCTCGGCCGCGGGGCGCGCTGA
- a CDS encoding FHA domain-containing protein, with product MSLPILAAIGGSDWLLLASLAIVLAIVARRFYRQGGLRRRNRAASSQPLLVYPYTAPSELRRDRPAVGDPADRFATRREPPRVDQQARSPSRDISEPLHELEPELPLSAAPVAEPPEPAIQPELPRRVALDPAPTPLAPRRVPLQRPDWPANPPNGRPLAAPIPPRYDELDEAANAVTMQLLPGRLDVMAGPDAGMQIRFVKPNRPGVPEYTLGRAPAQDLSHIQIRGGTVSRVHASMRYVDGKWTLVNRSTTNPTRVGGRELSGEGESHVLVDGDQIELGEVVLRYFNGRSPGGTD from the coding sequence ATGTCACTACCCATTCTCGCGGCAATCGGCGGCAGCGACTGGTTGCTGCTGGCTTCGCTAGCGATCGTCCTGGCGATCGTGGCCCGTCGCTTCTATCGGCAGGGTGGTCTGCGTCGGCGAAACCGTGCGGCTTCGTCGCAGCCGCTGCTCGTCTACCCTTATACGGCGCCTTCGGAGTTGCGCCGCGATCGACCCGCGGTCGGTGACCCCGCGGACCGATTCGCGACGCGGCGCGAGCCGCCCCGTGTGGACCAGCAAGCGAGGTCGCCCTCCAGGGACATCAGCGAGCCCCTCCATGAGCTCGAACCCGAGCTTCCCCTGAGCGCCGCGCCCGTCGCCGAGCCCCCGGAGCCCGCAATCCAGCCGGAGCTGCCCAGGCGGGTGGCCCTCGACCCGGCGCCCACGCCCCTGGCGCCCAGGCGCGTCCCCTTGCAGCGGCCCGATTGGCCGGCTAACCCGCCGAACGGGCGACCCTTGGCGGCACCCATACCGCCTCGGTACGACGAGCTCGACGAGGCGGCGAACGCCGTCACCATGCAGCTTCTTCCCGGACGCCTGGATGTAATGGCGGGGCCGGACGCGGGTATGCAGATCCGGTTCGTGAAGCCGAACCGCCCCGGTGTGCCGGAGTACACGCTGGGGCGGGCGCCCGCTCAGGACCTCAGTCACATCCAGATCCGCGGTGGAACGGTCAGCCGTGTGCATGCGTCCATGCGGTACGTCGATGGAAAGTGGACGCTGGTCAACCGCTCGACGACGAACCCCACCCGCGTTGGAGGACGCGAGCTATCGGGGGAAGGGGAGTCGCACGTCCTGGTGGACGGTGATCAGATCGAGCTGGGGGAGGTGGTGCTCCGCTACTTCAACGGGAGATCACCCGGCGGGACGGACTGA
- a CDS encoding polysaccharide biosynthesis tyrosine autokinase — MANELPAPNSLVPGRFPGSDASSDPRNDVVTFLGMLLSHWKLILLGGLLSLGVTYYRLSQQLPQYTSEVLLMKTEASPLTASGLGTDRRSVDDDFASQVEIIRSRVVMAAVVDSLGLALQFIDHPRYQSRILDQVQVDRDPDTGRYQIGFARGRLALLDGQGEVLDTASDDGWLEGPGFRFHVAEPEAARADPIWFMVRSPDRAAETLRRRIEAGPGKSMDIIRVSYTDPDPERSARVVNVVAQVYRDLRARSAREAARARRMFLADQVAALSDSLRVAQNDILAFQQQERVLHPESEGSALTTALFQAESERQRLRLDERLMETLVEGARDGAQNVSELQRLVAMGREVLPDGDGMYSRLQQLETERSRLTASQFGYTERSSQVQVVDSLIAATRTQVRIAAEQSLLLLRERVAAVEVRIADLRRRLSEAPQRSTDFARMQQRVDAVQSALLPLVGRYYEARVAEAVQLGDVELVDQAPTPLNPDPEHRGLKLAIALFAGVLLSSGGVGLRYYFSTTVRRREDVESATGLPVFGFIPHLDISPKNGAARFAGVEAFRALAANLRLATPVHPKVIAVTSAMPKDGKSTVAANLALTMVQQGSRTLLIEADLRRPTVHKTFAISQSPGLTDVLLGNVGLDVAIRRIEAYELDVITAGSDFDNPPSLLGSTAFSELMDHVRAEYDVVIIDTNPILAVADASLLCSQVTGVVLTVRANRTDRMAVVQCMEQIRRARGTIIGVVLSDIPSGPAGYSYYRLGTYGYEHTREAEDGERTAHERRRPLIGSWSRPVN; from the coding sequence ATGGCTAACGAGCTGCCCGCCCCCAATTCGCTGGTGCCGGGGCGGTTCCCGGGATCGGATGCTTCGAGTGATCCGCGCAACGATGTGGTGACCTTCTTGGGAATGCTCCTGTCGCACTGGAAGCTGATCTTGCTGGGGGGCCTTCTATCCCTTGGCGTCACCTATTACCGACTTTCACAGCAACTTCCGCAATATACGTCGGAAGTCTTGTTGATGAAGACAGAGGCATCGCCGCTCACGGCGTCGGGACTCGGCACGGACCGAAGAAGCGTGGACGATGACTTCGCCTCCCAGGTCGAGATTATTCGTAGTCGAGTCGTCATGGCCGCGGTAGTCGATTCGCTGGGACTGGCCCTGCAGTTCATCGATCATCCACGGTATCAGAGTCGGATCCTTGACCAGGTTCAGGTGGATAGGGACCCGGACACAGGCCGATATCAAATAGGGTTTGCTCGCGGCCGGCTCGCCTTGTTGGACGGACAGGGGGAGGTTCTAGATACGGCCTCGGACGACGGATGGCTCGAGGGACCTGGCTTTCGGTTCCACGTTGCCGAACCCGAGGCGGCACGAGCCGATCCGATCTGGTTCATGGTCAGATCGCCGGATCGCGCGGCAGAAACCCTCCGCCGCCGAATCGAGGCCGGGCCAGGGAAAAGCATGGACATCATCCGCGTGAGTTACACGGATCCCGACCCCGAGCGTTCTGCGCGAGTCGTCAATGTGGTTGCTCAAGTCTATCGCGACCTGCGTGCCCGCTCAGCTCGTGAGGCCGCACGTGCCCGCCGCATGTTCCTCGCGGACCAGGTGGCCGCTCTATCGGATTCACTGAGGGTGGCGCAGAACGACATTCTGGCTTTTCAGCAGCAGGAGAGAGTTCTGCATCCCGAGAGCGAAGGCAGCGCGTTGACGACGGCGCTCTTCCAGGCGGAATCAGAACGACAACGGCTACGTCTGGATGAACGTCTCATGGAGACGCTGGTGGAGGGGGCTCGAGACGGGGCACAGAATGTCTCGGAATTGCAGCGCCTGGTCGCCATGGGTCGCGAAGTGCTCCCGGACGGAGACGGCATGTACTCCCGCCTGCAGCAACTCGAAACCGAACGTAGTCGGCTGACAGCGTCACAATTCGGCTATACGGAGAGAAGCTCGCAGGTGCAGGTGGTGGATTCATTGATCGCGGCGACGCGTACACAGGTTCGGATCGCCGCGGAGCAATCCCTCCTGCTACTTCGAGAACGCGTGGCGGCGGTCGAGGTCAGAATAGCTGACCTGCGTCGGAGACTCAGTGAAGCCCCACAACGAAGTACCGACTTCGCGAGAATGCAGCAGCGGGTGGATGCCGTCCAGAGCGCCTTGCTGCCGCTGGTGGGAAGGTATTATGAGGCGCGGGTGGCAGAGGCCGTGCAGCTCGGAGACGTAGAGCTGGTCGATCAGGCACCGACCCCTCTCAATCCGGACCCCGAGCACCGAGGACTCAAGCTCGCCATTGCTCTGTTCGCCGGGGTCCTGCTTAGCAGTGGAGGGGTAGGTCTACGCTACTACTTCAGCACGACTGTGCGTCGCCGCGAAGACGTGGAGAGCGCGACCGGCCTTCCGGTATTCGGATTCATCCCTCATCTGGACATCTCGCCCAAGAACGGAGCTGCTCGCTTTGCCGGGGTCGAGGCGTTCAGAGCGCTTGCAGCCAATCTCCGACTCGCGACTCCGGTGCATCCGAAGGTCATCGCGGTCACGAGCGCGATGCCAAAGGACGGAAAGAGCACTGTCGCCGCAAACCTGGCGCTCACCATGGTGCAGCAAGGTTCGAGAACGCTGTTGATCGAAGCGGATCTTCGGAGGCCTACGGTTCACAAGACGTTCGCTATCAGCCAGTCCCCGGGACTGACGGACGTTCTTCTCGGTAATGTGGGGCTGGACGTCGCCATCAGGCGGATCGAGGCATACGAGCTCGATGTAATAACCGCAGGTAGCGACTTCGACAATCCGCCGTCGCTTCTCGGCAGTACCGCGTTCAGCGAGCTGATGGACCATGTGCGCGCTGAATACGATGTGGTGATTATCGACACCAACCCGATTCTCGCGGTTGCCGATGCAAGCTTACTTTGCTCGCAGGTTACCGGCGTTGTGCTGACGGTCCGGGCGAATCGCACTGATCGTATGGCGGTTGTTCAGTGCATGGAGCAGATCCGGCGCGCTCGCGGTACGATCATCGGCGTCGTCCTGTCCGACATCCCGAGTGGGCCGGCGGGTTACAGCTACTATCGACTCGGCACCTACGGGTACGAGCACACGCGGGAAGCGGAGGACGGTGAGCGGACCGCGCACGAGCGGAGGCGGCCGTTGATTGGAAGCTGGTCGCGGCCCGTCAATTAG